In Amia ocellicauda isolate fAmiCal2 chromosome 7, fAmiCal2.hap1, whole genome shotgun sequence, one genomic interval encodes:
- the serpini1 gene encoding neuroserpin, translated as MIFLGILPLLLLHILCGQADLQDEIIADFSVKLYHQLKAVGNEENIIYSPLSIAVALGMVELGARGSTLKEIRQVMGYGNLKVGEEFTMLKNLTQALAEEDNQYVVKLANALFLQTGIHFNEDFLQMMKKYFHAELETVDFSQSAAIADHINKWVENHTEMKIHDLLSADDFSSATRLTLINAIYFRGNWKNQFRPEHTRTFSFTKDDGNEVQTLMMYQQGDFYYGEFSDGTTEAGGVYQVLEMPYEGEEMSMMLVLPRQEVPLAALEPIIKAQLIEEWASSVKKQKVEVYLPRFKVEQKIDLKETLEGLGIKNIFTKDADLSAMTDGKGLFIRKAVQKAFLEVTEEGAEGAAASGMIALTRTLVLYPQVMADHPFFFIIRARKTGTILFMGRVMNPEVIDTNDRDFDAL; from the exons ATGATTTTCCTTGGAATATTGCCTCTGCTTTTGTTGCACATCCTGTGTGGACAAGCAGATCTCCAAGATGAAATAATTGCAGACTTCTCTGTGAAGCTCTATCACCAGCTAAAGGCAGTGGGAAATGAAGAAAACATCATCTATTCCCCACTAAGCATTGCAGTTGCTTTAGGAATGGTGGAGCTAGGGGCCCGTGGTTCAACTTTGAAAGAAATAAGACAAGTAATGGGATATGGCAACTTGAAAGTGG GAGAGGAGTTCACAATGCTAAAGAACCTCACACAGGCCCTGGCCGAAGAAGATAATCAGTACGTAGTTAAACTGGCTAATGCCCTTTTCCTACAAACTGGGATCCACTTTAACGAAGACTTTCTGCAGATGATGAAAAAGTATTTTCACGCAGAACTGGAAACGGTGGACTTCAGTCAGTCGGCCGCTATTGCCGATCATATTAACAAGTGGGTGGAAAATCACACGGAGA TGAAAATTCATGACCTACTCTCGGCGGATGATTTCAGCAGTGCTACTCGGCTGACCCTTATTAACGCCATCTATTTCCGaggaaactggaaaaaccagtttCGGCCCGAGCACACTCGCACTTTCTCTTTCACGAAAGACGACGGCAATGAGGTGCAGACTCTAATGATGTACCAGCAGGGGGATTTCTACTACG GTGAATTCAGTGATGGCACTACAGAGGCGGGCGGGGTGTACCAGGTGTTGGAAATGCCATATGAAGGAGAGGAGATGAGCATGATGCTAGTTCTGCCTCGTCAAGAAGTGCCTTTGGCTGCACTGGAGCCAATTATTAAAGCTCAGCTGATAGAGGAATGGGCCAGCAGTGTTAAGAAGCAAAAGGTAGAAGTCTACTTGCCAAG ATTTAAAGTAGAACAGAAGATTGACTTAAAGGAAACCTTGGAAGGTCTGGGCATTAAGAATATTTTTACTAAAGATGCTGATCTTTCAGCTATGACTG ATGGGAAAGGTCTATTCATTAGGAAAGCCGTTCAGAAGGCATTCCTGGAGGTCACAGAGGAGGGAGCCGAAGGTGCCGCAGCTTCAG GGATGATTGCTCTCACAAGGACATTAGTGTTGTATCCACAAGTGATGGCAGATCACCCGTTTTTCTTCATTATCAGAGCCAGAAAGACAG gaacAATCCTTTTCATGGGGAGAGTGATGAACCCAGAGGTTATTGATACCAATGACCGTGACTTTGATGCACTGTAA
- the LOC136753364 gene encoding protein tilB homolog isoform X2: MSESSSGVVTSSDSFPKSYSSRYSDLSDTNTSLAVVSRNRQTEEQSPDSGIASPLPSDRFRFITWYKLGEHAIQGDQLNSPRVREGPSEEDVILRGQENYIIARRQKEERKKWEERLHENWENCVDLNLSYQDLGDSYQLENFCRILRRLIRVERLQLVDNSLKDLSSIRLPRQLPKIPQIQHLSLAENNIATLHDLSELGTSPLESLTLKRNPCEFQEDYRSQVFSSLPKLKLLDGIPKLPSDCLPSESTTASRMCIIL, translated from the exons ATGTCAGAAAG ctcctcAGGCGTTGTTACAAGCAGTGATAGTTTCCCCAAGTCCTATTCCTCACGCTACTCCGATCTGAGTGATACCAACACTTCACTGGCAGTGGTTTcgagaaacagacagactgaaGAGCAGAGTCCCGATTCTGGCATTGCATCACCT TTGCCATCTGACAGGTTTCGGTTCATAACTTGGTACAAGTTAGGGGAACATGCTATCCAAGGAGATCAGCTAAACAGCCCCAGAGTCAGGGAAG GTCCATCAGAAGAGGATGTTATCCTGAGAGGGCAAGAGAATTACATAATAGCCAGGAGACaaaaggaagagagaaagaaatgggAAGAGAGGCTACACGAAAACTGGGAAAATTGTGTG GACTTAAATTTATCGTATCAAGATCTCGGAGATTCATACCAGTTAGAGAATTTTTGCCGGATTCTTCGGAGACTAATTCGGGTGGAGAGACTGCAGTTAGTGGACAACTCTTTGAAAGACCTGAGTTCTATTCGACTGCCAAG ACAGCTGCCAAAGATCCCTCAAATACAACACCTGTCCCTGGCGGAAAACAACATCGCAACACTGCACGACCTGTCGGAGCTCGGGACGTCCCCGCTGGAGTCCCTGACGCTGAAGAGAAACCCGTGTGAATTTCAGGAGGACTATCGCTCACA AGTGTTCTCTAGTTTGCCAAAACTCAAACTTCTGGATGGAATCCCAAAGCTGCCATCAGACTGCTTGCCTTCGGAATCTACCACGGCTTCCAGAATGTGTATAATTCTATAA
- the LOC136753364 gene encoding acidic leucine-rich nuclear phosphoprotein 32 family member A isoform X1, giving the protein MSESSSGVVTSSDSFPKSYSSRYSDLSDTNTSLAVVSRNRQTEEQSPDSGIASPLPSDRFRFITWYKLGEHAIQGDQLNSPRVREGPSEEDVILRGQENYIIARRQKEERKKWEERLHENWENCVDLNLSYQDLGDSYQLENFCRILRRLIRVERLQLVDNSLKDLSSIRLPRCKRLNLNKNHLTSIRQLPKIPQIQHLSLAENNIATLHDLSELGTSPLESLTLKRNPCEFQEDYRSQVFSSLPKLKLLDGIPKLPSDCLPSESTTASRMCIIL; this is encoded by the exons ATGTCAGAAAG ctcctcAGGCGTTGTTACAAGCAGTGATAGTTTCCCCAAGTCCTATTCCTCACGCTACTCCGATCTGAGTGATACCAACACTTCACTGGCAGTGGTTTcgagaaacagacagactgaaGAGCAGAGTCCCGATTCTGGCATTGCATCACCT TTGCCATCTGACAGGTTTCGGTTCATAACTTGGTACAAGTTAGGGGAACATGCTATCCAAGGAGATCAGCTAAACAGCCCCAGAGTCAGGGAAG GTCCATCAGAAGAGGATGTTATCCTGAGAGGGCAAGAGAATTACATAATAGCCAGGAGACaaaaggaagagagaaagaaatgggAAGAGAGGCTACACGAAAACTGGGAAAATTGTGTG GACTTAAATTTATCGTATCAAGATCTCGGAGATTCATACCAGTTAGAGAATTTTTGCCGGATTCTTCGGAGACTAATTCGGGTGGAGAGACTGCAGTTAGTGGACAACTCTTTGAAAGACCTGAGTTCTATTCGACTGCCAAG ATGCAAAAGACTGAATCTGAACAAAAATCATTTAACATCCATCAGACAGCTGCCAAAGATCCCTCAAATACAACACCTGTCCCTGGCGGAAAACAACATCGCAACACTGCACGACCTGTCGGAGCTCGGGACGTCCCCGCTGGAGTCCCTGACGCTGAAGAGAAACCCGTGTGAATTTCAGGAGGACTATCGCTCACA AGTGTTCTCTAGTTTGCCAAAACTCAAACTTCTGGATGGAATCCCAAAGCTGCCATCAGACTGCTTGCCTTCGGAATCTACCACGGCTTCCAGAATGTGTATAATTCTATAA